One Deltaproteobacteria bacterium genomic window carries:
- a CDS encoding HEAT repeat domain-containing protein has translation MMRQAPAALLVLTMVFVPYAPDVAVPPTVSNAPPAIEPSYDGKPLAFWMQALTDADSKNRVAAASALAKIGPPAKSAVGPLIRALGDEEKLVRTSAMAALGKIGPSAVEAMPALIELLQENDWATRSVASAALAAIQGKPLPESDARDRVPSSARPHLVHRSV, from the coding sequence ATGATGCGCCAAGCGCCGGCCGCGCTACTTGTGTTGACGATGGTGTTTGTGCCGTATGCGCCCGACGTTGCGGTTCCTCCAACAGTGTCCAACGCACCGCCGGCGATCGAGCCGAGCTACGACGGCAAGCCGCTCGCCTTCTGGATGCAAGCGCTGACCGACGCGGATTCGAAGAACCGCGTTGCGGCCGCGTCGGCGCTCGCCAAGATCGGCCCGCCGGCGAAGTCCGCCGTCGGGCCGCTCATCCGGGCGTTGGGAGACGAGGAGAAACTGGTGCGCACGAGCGCGATGGCGGCGCTCGGGAAGATTGGCCCCTCTGCGGTAGAGGCCATGCCCGCGCTCATCGAGCTGTTGCAGGAGAACGATTGGGCGACGCGTAGTGTCGCGTCGGCTGCGTTGGCGGCTATCCAGGGCAAGCCGTTGCCCGAAAGTGATGCGCGCGACCGAGTCCCGAGTTCCGCACGCCCGCACCTAGTTCACCGATCAGTGTGA
- a CDS encoding DUF814 domain-containing protein, translating into MTTPRKGPPPPSDSDAGVWQGRSVARRFVSPDGLTVLVGRTAEDNDILTLKLGAPRDVWMHVAAESGSHVVVRNPDGLDRVPRETLHFAAGLAARYSKAKHGGRVTIHVATCADVSKPRGFAPGKVLLKRFTSVRASPADAAE; encoded by the coding sequence ATGACCACGCCGCGCAAAGGTCCGCCCCCGCCGTCCGATAGCGACGCGGGCGTCTGGCAAGGCCGCTCGGTGGCCCGCCGATTCGTGTCACCCGATGGACTGACCGTGCTCGTCGGCCGCACGGCCGAAGACAACGACATCCTGACGCTCAAGCTCGGCGCACCGCGTGATGTATGGATGCACGTGGCGGCGGAATCTGGCTCACATGTAGTTGTGCGCAATCCTGACGGACTCGATCGAGTGCCGCGCGAGACACTGCACTTCGCCGCCGGGTTGGCGGCGCGCTATTCCAAAGCGAAACACGGCGGACGGGTGACGATCCACGTCGCAACCTGTGCCGATGTCAGCAAGCCGCGTGGATTTGCGCCAGGTAAAGTTCTGCTGAAGCGTTTTACAAGCGTCCGCGCGTCGCCGGCCGACGCGGCCGAATGA
- a CDS encoding SDR family oxidoreductase, producing the protein MNLCLVHRDRRGAMARIEPEFDAIRRCGVSLITCNADALDATTRGTILDQLAAALGERGRVRVLLHSIAFGNLKLVAPEKSRPNHARQALAAALGIDETQLAERVDALFEQGVDALQHLASAPIYSDTQFLDEEDLARTIHSMGTSVLGWTQALHGRGLFAADARVFGLTSEGNQVAWKGYAAVAAAKVALESVVRAIAVELAPYGIRANVIQAGVTDTPALRAIPGNAHLKAQARLRNPFGRITTPQDVANVIYLLARDEAAWINGEIIRVDGGEHVSGVTLQ; encoded by the coding sequence ATGAACCTCTGTCTGGTGCATCGCGATCGCCGCGGTGCGATGGCGCGCATCGAGCCGGAGTTCGATGCGATTCGGCGCTGCGGTGTGTCGCTCATTACTTGCAATGCCGATGCCCTCGATGCCACTACCCGCGGTACGATTCTCGATCAGCTTGCTGCCGCGCTGGGTGAGCGCGGGCGCGTGCGCGTGCTGCTCCATTCGATCGCCTTCGGAAACTTGAAACTCGTTGCGCCCGAGAAGTCGCGTCCCAACCACGCGCGCCAGGCGTTGGCCGCGGCTCTCGGTATCGATGAAACGCAACTGGCGGAACGAGTTGACGCGCTTTTCGAACAAGGGGTCGATGCGCTGCAGCACCTCGCCAGTGCACCAATCTACTCCGATACGCAGTTCCTCGACGAAGAGGACCTCGCACGCACGATTCATAGTATGGGCACAAGCGTGCTCGGATGGACGCAAGCGCTCCACGGGCGCGGGCTGTTCGCCGCCGACGCGCGCGTGTTCGGCCTCACCAGTGAAGGCAACCAAGTGGCGTGGAAAGGTTACGCGGCGGTTGCCGCGGCCAAGGTGGCACTCGAATCGGTGGTGCGTGCGATCGCGGTCGAACTGGCGCCGTACGGCATCCGCGCCAACGTGATTCAAGCCGGGGTCACCGACACGCCCGCGCTGCGCGCCATCCCTGGCAACGCGCACTTGAAAGCCCAGGCGCGGCTGCGCAATCCCTTCGGCCGCATCACGACGCCGCAAGATGTCGCCAACGTCATCTATCTGCTCGCGCGCGATGAAGCCGCTTGGATCAACGGTGAGATCATTCGCGTCGACGGCGGCGAACACGTCTCGGGAGTGACCCTGCAATGA
- a CDS encoding ketoacyl-ACP synthase III gives MTYLHGLGHFHPENQITNQFLEDLDIGTNDEWILERVGIRSRRTTLPLDYIRATRNRDPRGAVEAALYTHADTGRRAAEMAIARAGIATADIGMVMAGSSMMDTASPAEACNVARALGLEVPAFDVNSACTSFFVNLYLLSLMQPDKLPPYVLVVAPEAVTRCVDYSDRGAAVLWGDATVAAVISTRIPSRARILGNTLASSPAGADKVVVPRLGHFRQEGRAVQMFAIKKTVLLLKQLQEEYRTAGRTLHFVGHQANLRMLENVCRQCVVPDDLHHSNVEWYGNTAGAAAPSVISMEWDRWTPGDDIAVVGVGAGLTWSSYLLRFEAAA, from the coding sequence ATGACGTACCTGCACGGGCTCGGCCACTTTCATCCCGAGAACCAGATCACCAATCAATTTCTCGAAGACCTCGACATCGGCACCAACGATGAGTGGATCCTCGAACGCGTCGGTATCCGCTCGCGCCGCACCACGCTGCCGCTCGACTACATCCGCGCCACGCGCAATCGCGATCCGCGCGGCGCTGTCGAAGCCGCGCTCTACACCCACGCCGACACCGGCCGTCGAGCGGCGGAGATGGCCATCGCCCGCGCCGGCATCGCCACCGCCGACATCGGCATGGTGATGGCCGGCTCGTCAATGATGGACACCGCGTCGCCCGCCGAGGCGTGCAACGTCGCGCGCGCGCTCGGCCTTGAAGTGCCGGCGTTCGACGTGAACTCCGCCTGCACCAGCTTCTTCGTCAATCTTTACCTGCTCTCGCTCATGCAGCCCGACAAGTTGCCCCCTTACGTGTTGGTGGTGGCTCCGGAGGCGGTCACGCGTTGCGTTGACTACAGTGATCGCGGCGCGGCGGTGCTGTGGGGCGATGCCACCGTGGCGGCGGTGATCTCGACCCGCATCCCCAGCCGCGCGCGCATTCTCGGCAACACGCTCGCGTCCAGTCCCGCCGGCGCCGACAAAGTCGTGGTGCCGCGCCTCGGCCATTTCCGTCAGGAAGGTCGCGCGGTGCAGATGTTCGCGATCAAGAAGACGGTGCTGTTGCTCAAGCAATTGCAAGAAGAGTATCGCACCGCGGGGCGGACGCTGCACTTCGTCGGCCATCAGGCCAATCTCCGCATGCTCGAAAACGTTTGCCGCCAGTGCGTCGTCCCCGACGATCTCCACCACAGCAACGTCGAATGGTACGGCAACACCGCGGGCGCGGCGGCCCCGTCGGTGATCTCGATGGAGTG